In Corynebacterium ulcerans, one genomic interval encodes:
- a CDS encoding AI-2E family transporter, translated as MHTVRIRHNVVVTSNTSPHDHSATNPLPEELGALFDAEDNRMNQHVASPASSQPTATPGNTEPVEPRTESSTSSLPDEEATAIFEELEPSSERTHIDRSEIIADGVKVLAQWCIRILIIAATGFAGWYVIKQFWRGLLPVILALIVCTVLWGPTAWMRKRGVPSGLAALVSILASFGFFGGLIWVISPDIARQSQTLYFQAFEGIQKVQLWLQGPPFNLDSDELSNRINTAVQWFQRQSGTIAGEIFSGIGIATSALVTIGVVLVLTFFFLKDGEGFLPWLRNIVGKRAGWHLTELLTRSWITLGGFVRAQALVSLVDAIFIGAGLILLGVPMALALAVLTFIAGFIPIIGAFVAGALAVLVALVSLGLTKAIITLAIVLAVQQLEGNVLSPLLQSRAMNLHPVVVLVSVTVGGGLFGIMGAFLAVPTAAMIAVLFRYLQDMTALRAGEKSADEITFVTTAGSITGKFGERRGKELLEKRRREQQEQKTDAPHHASTEGTDTRTGAISPLDKLNDLVHFFGKHK; from the coding sequence ATGCATACCGTGCGTATAAGGCACAATGTTGTTGTGACTTCGAATACTTCGCCCCACGACCACTCGGCCACAAATCCCCTGCCAGAAGAGCTCGGGGCGCTATTCGATGCTGAGGATAACCGGATGAACCAGCACGTCGCCAGCCCCGCGTCCTCGCAGCCCACGGCGACTCCGGGGAACACCGAACCTGTAGAGCCGCGCACGGAATCGTCGACAAGCTCCTTGCCTGACGAGGAAGCAACAGCCATCTTCGAGGAACTCGAACCAAGCTCCGAGCGCACCCATATTGACCGCTCTGAAATTATTGCTGACGGCGTCAAAGTCCTAGCCCAATGGTGCATCCGCATCCTGATCATCGCGGCGACGGGCTTTGCCGGCTGGTACGTGATTAAACAATTCTGGCGAGGCCTTCTCCCGGTTATTTTGGCGTTGATTGTCTGCACAGTGTTGTGGGGTCCCACGGCATGGATGCGCAAGCGAGGAGTCCCCAGCGGTCTTGCTGCACTCGTGAGCATCCTTGCCAGCTTTGGTTTTTTCGGCGGCCTCATCTGGGTTATCTCCCCCGATATAGCTCGCCAATCACAGACGTTGTACTTCCAAGCATTTGAAGGGATTCAAAAGGTACAGCTGTGGCTTCAGGGCCCCCCTTTTAATCTCGACTCAGACGAGCTCAGCAATCGCATTAATACTGCGGTGCAATGGTTCCAACGCCAAAGCGGGACCATCGCAGGCGAAATCTTCTCAGGTATCGGCATAGCTACCTCGGCCTTAGTCACCATCGGTGTGGTCTTGGTGCTTACGTTTTTCTTCCTCAAAGACGGAGAAGGATTCTTGCCTTGGCTGCGCAACATCGTGGGCAAGCGCGCAGGCTGGCATCTCACGGAGTTGCTTACACGATCCTGGATCACGCTCGGGGGCTTCGTCCGTGCTCAGGCTCTGGTTTCGCTTGTCGACGCCATCTTCATCGGAGCAGGCCTCATCCTACTCGGCGTTCCTATGGCCTTAGCCCTTGCCGTGCTCACCTTTATCGCTGGCTTCATCCCCATCATCGGAGCGTTTGTAGCCGGAGCCCTCGCCGTTTTAGTGGCACTTGTATCGCTGGGGCTTACCAAGGCAATCATCACACTGGCCATCGTTCTTGCGGTGCAACAGCTAGAGGGCAACGTGCTTTCTCCCCTGCTTCAATCGCGAGCAATGAACCTGCACCCGGTGGTCGTTCTGGTGTCTGTGACTGTGGGCGGCGGGCTGTTTGGAATCATGGGCGCTTTCCTAGCCGTTCCCACTGCCGCGATGATCGCCGTCCTCTTCCGTTACCTCCAAGACATGACGGCATTACGGGCTGGAGAGAAGTCAGCCGATGAGATCACTTTTGTTACTACCGCCGGTTCCATCACCGGAAAATTTGGCGAACGCCGCGGAAAAGAACTCTTAGAAAAGCGACGCCGCGAGCAACAAGAGCAAAAAACCGACGCTCCTCATCATGCCTCCACAGAGGGGACAGATACCAGGACAGGAGCTATTTCTCCGTTGGATAAGCTCAACGATCTTGTTCACTTCTTTGGCAAACATAAATAA